The Alosa sapidissima isolate fAloSap1 chromosome 6, fAloSap1.pri, whole genome shotgun sequence genome window below encodes:
- the hsf2 gene encoding heat shock factor protein 2 isoform X2, with product MKHNSNVPAFLTKLWTLVEDSDTNEFICWSQEGNSFLVLDEQRFAKEILPKFFKHNNMASFVRQLNMYGFRKVMHIDTGIVKQERDGPVEFQHPYFKHGQDDLLENIKRKVSTSRPEENKLRRIEELSEILSSVQNVHGKQENLDSRLATLKRENEALWREISDLRQKHTNQQQVIKELVQFIFTLVQNNRILNLKRKRPLLLNSNGKKSKFIHQIYDEHVDHSKGSVSEINDLKNSTEISDDVIICDVSNEDSDSTRTLDQMDVEIIEVTEGNMVTPGTLTLEDEAESEEPSRSMTDSLPTSSALQLNKACTLSQEDPVKMMDSILKESGAISQNINLLGKVELMDYLDSIDCSLEDFQAMLYGKQFSIDPDILEGTDSSKGTIELFSKDGKVEADADKQLIQYTSCPLLAFLDGCTPLTTESEAPAPISTSSRGHSLTTSTLSMGLLEPSDSLAGVGSVPEDEPPVDLLAAPIEGEETRRNTLIRLEPLTEAEASEETLFYLCELNQDVTGDESVVPLEL from the exons ATGAAACACAATTCCAATGTCCCTGCTTTCCTTACTAAGCTTTGGACCTTGGTTGAGGATTCTGACACAAATGAATTCATCTGCTGGAGTCAG GAGGGGAATAGTTTCCTCGTTTTGGATGAACAACGGTTCGCTAAGGAAATACTGCCCAAGTTCTTCAAGCACAACAACATGGCTAGCTTTGTCCGACAGCTGAATATGT ATGGCTTTCGGAAAGTGATGCACATTGACACTGGTATAGTCAAGCAAGAGCGAGATGGGCCCGTTGAATTCCAACATCCCTACTTCAAGCACGGCCAGGATGATTTGCTTGAGAACATCAAAAGAAAG GTGTCCACAAGCAGGCCTGAGGAGAACAAATTGCGGAGAATTGAGGAACTGTCCGAGATTCTATCCAGTGTTCAGAATGTGCACGGGAAACAAGAGAATTTGGATTCCAGACTTGCCACTCTGAAAAG GGAGAATGAGGCTCTGTGGAGAGAGATCTCAGACTTGCGGCAGAAACATACTAACCAGCAGCAAGTCATCAAAGAG CTGGTGCAGTTCATCTTCACACTGGTCCAGAATAACCGCATTCTAAACTTAAAACGGAAAAG GCCTCTACTGCTGAACAGTAATGGGAAGAAATCCAAGTTCATTCACCAGATATACGATGAACATGTGGACCACAGCAAA GGGTCGGTCAGTGAAATCAACGATCTGAAGAACAGCACAGAGATATCGGACGATGTCATTATCTGTGATGTCAGTAATGAGGATTCTGACTCCACCAGAACCCTGGACCAGAT GGATGTTGAGATCATTGAGGTCACTGAGGGCAACATGGTTACGCCAGGCACATTGACACTGGAAGACGAAGCAGAATCCGAAGAACCTTCTAGAAGCATGACTGACAGCCTTCCCACCAGCAGTGCCCTGCAGCTCAACAAGGCCTGCACCCTCAGTCAGGAGGACCCAGTGAAGATGATGGACTCCATCCTGAAGGAGAGCGGAGCCATCTCGCAGAACATCAATCTCCTGGGGAA GGTAGAGTTGATGGACTACCTTGACAGCATTGACTGCAGTCTGGAAGATTTTCAGGCCATGTTGTACGGAAAGCAGTTCAGCATTGATCCTGATATCCTAGAG GGAACAGACAGTTCCAAGGGAACCATTGAGCTGTTTTCCAAAGATGGGAAGGTCGAGGCTGATGCAG ACAAGCAGTTAATCCAGTACACCAGCTGTCCCCTGTTGGCTTTCCTGGATGGCTGCACCCCCCTGACCACAGAGTCCGAAGCCCCAGCCcccatctccacctcctccagggGCCACTCCTTGACTACGTCCACCCTCAGCATGGGCCTCCTGGAGCCCTCCGACAGCCTGGCGGGGGTGGGGTCGGTCCCGGAGGACGAGCCACCGGTCGACTTGCTGGCCGCTCCCATCGAGGGCGAAGAGACGCGGCGCAATACGCTCATCCGTCTGGAGCCACTGACGGAGGCAGAGGCTAGCGAGGAAACTCTCTTTTACCTGTGCGAGCTCAACCAAGACGTGACCGGAGATGAGAGCGTCGTCCCTCTGGAGCTTTGA
- the hsf2 gene encoding heat shock factor protein 2 isoform X1: MKHNSNVPAFLTKLWTLVEDSDTNEFICWSQEGNSFLVLDEQRFAKEILPKFFKHNNMASFVRQLNMYGFRKVMHIDTGIVKQERDGPVEFQHPYFKHGQDDLLENIKRKVSTSRPEENKLRRIEELSEILSSVQNVHGKQENLDSRLATLKRENEALWREISDLRQKHTNQQQVIKELVQFIFTLVQNNRILNLKRKRPLLLNSNGKKSKFIHQIYDEHVDHSKGSVSEINDLKNSTEISDDVIICDVSNEDSDSTRTLDQMDVEIIEVTEGNMVTPGTLTLEDEAESEEPSRSMTDSLPTSSALQLNKACTLSQEDPVKMMDSILKESGAISQNINLLGKVELMDYLDSIDCSLEDFQAMLYGKQFSIDPDILEGTDSSKGTIELFSKDGKVEADAADKQLIQYTSCPLLAFLDGCTPLTTESEAPAPISTSSRGHSLTTSTLSMGLLEPSDSLAGVGSVPEDEPPVDLLAAPIEGEETRRNTLIRLEPLTEAEASEETLFYLCELNQDVTGDESVVPLEL, from the exons ATGAAACACAATTCCAATGTCCCTGCTTTCCTTACTAAGCTTTGGACCTTGGTTGAGGATTCTGACACAAATGAATTCATCTGCTGGAGTCAG GAGGGGAATAGTTTCCTCGTTTTGGATGAACAACGGTTCGCTAAGGAAATACTGCCCAAGTTCTTCAAGCACAACAACATGGCTAGCTTTGTCCGACAGCTGAATATGT ATGGCTTTCGGAAAGTGATGCACATTGACACTGGTATAGTCAAGCAAGAGCGAGATGGGCCCGTTGAATTCCAACATCCCTACTTCAAGCACGGCCAGGATGATTTGCTTGAGAACATCAAAAGAAAG GTGTCCACAAGCAGGCCTGAGGAGAACAAATTGCGGAGAATTGAGGAACTGTCCGAGATTCTATCCAGTGTTCAGAATGTGCACGGGAAACAAGAGAATTTGGATTCCAGACTTGCCACTCTGAAAAG GGAGAATGAGGCTCTGTGGAGAGAGATCTCAGACTTGCGGCAGAAACATACTAACCAGCAGCAAGTCATCAAAGAG CTGGTGCAGTTCATCTTCACACTGGTCCAGAATAACCGCATTCTAAACTTAAAACGGAAAAG GCCTCTACTGCTGAACAGTAATGGGAAGAAATCCAAGTTCATTCACCAGATATACGATGAACATGTGGACCACAGCAAA GGGTCGGTCAGTGAAATCAACGATCTGAAGAACAGCACAGAGATATCGGACGATGTCATTATCTGTGATGTCAGTAATGAGGATTCTGACTCCACCAGAACCCTGGACCAGAT GGATGTTGAGATCATTGAGGTCACTGAGGGCAACATGGTTACGCCAGGCACATTGACACTGGAAGACGAAGCAGAATCCGAAGAACCTTCTAGAAGCATGACTGACAGCCTTCCCACCAGCAGTGCCCTGCAGCTCAACAAGGCCTGCACCCTCAGTCAGGAGGACCCAGTGAAGATGATGGACTCCATCCTGAAGGAGAGCGGAGCCATCTCGCAGAACATCAATCTCCTGGGGAA GGTAGAGTTGATGGACTACCTTGACAGCATTGACTGCAGTCTGGAAGATTTTCAGGCCATGTTGTACGGAAAGCAGTTCAGCATTGATCCTGATATCCTAGAG GGAACAGACAGTTCCAAGGGAACCATTGAGCTGTTTTCCAAAGATGGGAAGGTCGAGGCTGATGCAG CAGACAAGCAGTTAATCCAGTACACCAGCTGTCCCCTGTTGGCTTTCCTGGATGGCTGCACCCCCCTGACCACAGAGTCCGAAGCCCCAGCCcccatctccacctcctccagggGCCACTCCTTGACTACGTCCACCCTCAGCATGGGCCTCCTGGAGCCCTCCGACAGCCTGGCGGGGGTGGGGTCGGTCCCGGAGGACGAGCCACCGGTCGACTTGCTGGCCGCTCCCATCGAGGGCGAAGAGACGCGGCGCAATACGCTCATCCGTCTGGAGCCACTGACGGAGGCAGAGGCTAGCGAGGAAACTCTCTTTTACCTGTGCGAGCTCAACCAAGACGTGACCGGAGATGAGAGCGTCGTCCCTCTGGAGCTTTGA
- the LOC121712067 gene encoding uncharacterized protein LOC121712067 isoform X1, whose translation MGPDGLPLSLYLASVEWRRGKRPQGGYPHYAANVKFVTGSRYEATRKLNELTKSNKPAPQTKRISVPPKKYGEESDDTDTEVPQQTDKRLKVSQTDPAKEFLKMYGGIPQTSSDEINNLKKSVSALTQKNIDLEKECQKWKDLVLQDVPGLIFGMKKIICQPASPRTPGSEDCPSQCLPYFTQPTSSPSSTVSTQSSSPSASSQSSKMAIDAGSGDMDTTSSSPSKVEIFKGSGVMVDKLAWAYAVNANSCTTFVRQLLTAVFPPEVLLVSNLRGTNKGKGEARLPLEKTKVDAIYNATLERWPGTPLSLIGSSINGKITEMRNKVKQQK comes from the exons ATGGGCCCTGATGGGCTTCCTTTAAGCCTGTATCTGGCTTCAGTTGAGTGGCGACGTGGGAAGAGGCCACAAGGAGGTTATCCTCATTATGCAGCTAATGTGAAGTTTGTGACTG GTTCTCGTTATGAGGCCACACGAAAATTGAATGAGCTAacaaaaagcaataagccaGCCCCACAAACAAAGAGGATCTCTGTGCCCCCCAAGAAGTATGGGGAAGAATCAGACGACACAGACACGGAAGTTCCTCAACAAACAGATAAG AGGTTAAAAGTCTCCCAGACTGATCCTGCAAAGGAGTTTCTGAAGATGTATGGTGGGATACCACAAACTTCATCAGATGAGATCAACAACctgaaaaaatctgtctctgctTTGACCCAGAAAAACATAGACTTGGAGAAAGAGTGCCAAAAGTGGAAAGACTTGGTTCTTCAAG ATGTGCCAGGACTCATTTTTGGCATGAAGAAGATTATATGCCAGCCTGCCTCTCCCAGGACGCCCGGATCAGAGGACTGTCCTTCACAGTGTCTTCCCTATTTCACTCAGCCCACCTCCAGCCCCTCATCTACTGTTTCAACACAGTCTAGTTCACCTTCAGCCAGCTCCCAGTCATCAAAG ATGGCAATTGATGCTGGGAGTGGAGACATGGATACAACTAGTTCTTCACCATCAAAG GTTGAGATCTTCAAAGGCAGTGGTGTCATGGTGGATAAGCTTGCATGGGCTTACGCAGTTAATGCAAATTCATGTACAACATTTGTAAGACAACTGCTTACAGCTGTATTCCCCCCTGAAGTGCTTCTAGTCAGTAATCTTCGGGGAACCAACAAGGGGAAGGGAGAGGCTCGTCTCCCCCTTGAGAAGACCAAAGTTGATGCCATCTACA ATGCAACTCTGGAGAGATGGCCGGGTACCCCTCTGTCCTTGATAGGGAGCAGCATCAATGGGAAGATAACAGAGATGCGGAATAAAGTTAAGCAACAGAAATGA
- the LOC121712067 gene encoding uncharacterized protein LOC121712067 isoform X3 → MGPDGLPLSLYLASVEWRRGKRPQGGYPHYAANVKFVTGSRYEATRKLNELTKSNKPAPQTKRISVPPKKYGEESDDTDTEVPQQTDKPTSSPSSTVSTQSSSPSASSQSSKMAIDAGSGDMDTTSSSPSKVEIFKGSGVMVDKLAWAYAVNANSCTTFVRQLLTAVFPPEVLLVSNLRGTNKGKGEARLPLEKTKVDAIYNATLERWPGTPLSLIGSSINGKITEMRNKVKQQK, encoded by the exons ATGGGCCCTGATGGGCTTCCTTTAAGCCTGTATCTGGCTTCAGTTGAGTGGCGACGTGGGAAGAGGCCACAAGGAGGTTATCCTCATTATGCAGCTAATGTGAAGTTTGTGACTG GTTCTCGTTATGAGGCCACACGAAAATTGAATGAGCTAacaaaaagcaataagccaGCCCCACAAACAAAGAGGATCTCTGTGCCCCCCAAGAAGTATGGGGAAGAATCAGACGACACAGACACGGAAGTTCCTCAACAAACAGATAAG CCCACCTCCAGCCCCTCATCTACTGTTTCAACACAGTCTAGTTCACCTTCAGCCAGCTCCCAGTCATCAAAG ATGGCAATTGATGCTGGGAGTGGAGACATGGATACAACTAGTTCTTCACCATCAAAG GTTGAGATCTTCAAAGGCAGTGGTGTCATGGTGGATAAGCTTGCATGGGCTTACGCAGTTAATGCAAATTCATGTACAACATTTGTAAGACAACTGCTTACAGCTGTATTCCCCCCTGAAGTGCTTCTAGTCAGTAATCTTCGGGGAACCAACAAGGGGAAGGGAGAGGCTCGTCTCCCCCTTGAGAAGACCAAAGTTGATGCCATCTACA ATGCAACTCTGGAGAGATGGCCGGGTACCCCTCTGTCCTTGATAGGGAGCAGCATCAATGGGAAGATAACAGAGATGCGGAATAAAGTTAAGCAACAGAAATGA
- the LOC121712067 gene encoding uncharacterized protein LOC121712067 isoform X2 translates to MGKNQTTQTRKFLNKQISFCFDQRLKVSQTDPAKEFLKMYGGIPQTSSDEINNLKKSVSALTQKNIDLEKECQKWKDLVLQDVPGLIFGMKKIICQPASPRTPGSEDCPSQCLPYFTQPTSSPSSTVSTQSSSPSASSQSSKMAIDAGSGDMDTTSSSPSKVEIFKGSGVMVDKLAWAYAVNANSCTTFVRQLLTAVFPPEVLLVSNLRGTNKGKGEARLPLEKTKVDAIYNATLERWPGTPLSLIGSSINGKITEMRNKVKQQK, encoded by the exons ATGGGGAAGAATCAGACGACACAGACACGGAAGTTCCTCAACAAACAGATAAG CTTCTGTTTTGACCAGAGGTTAAAAGTCTCCCAGACTGATCCTGCAAAGGAGTTTCTGAAGATGTATGGTGGGATACCACAAACTTCATCAGATGAGATCAACAACctgaaaaaatctgtctctgctTTGACCCAGAAAAACATAGACTTGGAGAAAGAGTGCCAAAAGTGGAAAGACTTGGTTCTTCAAG ATGTGCCAGGACTCATTTTTGGCATGAAGAAGATTATATGCCAGCCTGCCTCTCCCAGGACGCCCGGATCAGAGGACTGTCCTTCACAGTGTCTTCCCTATTTCACTCAGCCCACCTCCAGCCCCTCATCTACTGTTTCAACACAGTCTAGTTCACCTTCAGCCAGCTCCCAGTCATCAAAG ATGGCAATTGATGCTGGGAGTGGAGACATGGATACAACTAGTTCTTCACCATCAAAG GTTGAGATCTTCAAAGGCAGTGGTGTCATGGTGGATAAGCTTGCATGGGCTTACGCAGTTAATGCAAATTCATGTACAACATTTGTAAGACAACTGCTTACAGCTGTATTCCCCCCTGAAGTGCTTCTAGTCAGTAATCTTCGGGGAACCAACAAGGGGAAGGGAGAGGCTCGTCTCCCCCTTGAGAAGACCAAAGTTGATGCCATCTACA ATGCAACTCTGGAGAGATGGCCGGGTACCCCTCTGTCCTTGATAGGGAGCAGCATCAATGGGAAGATAACAGAGATGCGGAATAAAGTTAAGCAACAGAAATGA